A window of the Lolium perenne isolate Kyuss_39 chromosome 7, Kyuss_2.0, whole genome shotgun sequence genome harbors these coding sequences:
- the LOC127313779 gene encoding uncharacterized protein codes for MESKKRGVRRRACDLRKKKAAAEEERVRAAEQLLELQTVAKTTLLQEQQAQAMLFYGHAALSQHMIIPGTGAASGGSSASSVTRPLPPRSTAPPTAPFGHEMGAHSGRQAYLSRDGQCRRPCHILRHKEAPQAPPIDTQEGTTAGPGSINIAEEPLFGEALTQAAAAQARARRVSKRTGNYTEKEDKVLVDGWLTIGQDVLTGAEQKGTAFWRRIYEYFHEHRKYGQEPFESDRSEISLQKRWGAIQTECNKFQAAYDHAKRLPVSGMGVKDLVWRALEFYKVNNGEKTFAFPHCWKELHGTPKFQEGYEGYMATLTGNNPAKDATVIDLDGGQPCGSSASRASRPRGHKSTKADMKRDASSMLLYGTLKEMHADREVSTDKRDERRRREKEEDRKKFFDVQQKKLEIEEVKAKTKAKELELKERELELIAMARAKEVELKAKEVELKRQAEDNLIMNADLTNMSEAKRAWFEKRQKEILERPN; via the exons ATGGAGAGCAAGAAGCGGGGGGTGCGGCGCAGGGCGTGTGATCTGCGGAAGAAGAAGGCCGCCGCCGAGGAGGAGCGGGTGCGGGCAGCGGAGCAGCTCCTCGAACTCCAAACGGTCGCGAAGACCACTCTCCTTCAAGAGCAGCAGGCGCAGGCCATGCTCTTTTACGGCCACGCTGCGCTCAGCCAGCACATGATCATCCCCGGCACCGGCGCGGCCTCGGGGGGGAGCTCGGCCTCGTCCGTGACCCggccccttcctccaaggtcaaCTGCCCCACCGACTGCCCCGTTTGGGCACGAAATGGGGGCGCATTCTGGGCGGCAGGCGTACCTgtcacgggatgg ACAATGCCGACGACCCTGCCATATCCTTCGACACAAAGAGGCTCCCCAGGCACCTCCCATTGACACACAGGAGGGCACAACTGCCGGTCCCGGCAGCATAAACATCGCGGAGGAGCCGTTGTTCGGTGAGGCCCTCACACAAGCCGCAGCTGCACAAGCTCGAGCCCGCCGGGTAAGCAAACGAACCGGCAACTACacggagaaggaggacaaggtgctcgtcgatggatggttgaccatcgggcaagatgtgttgacgggtgccgagcagaaggggacCGCATTCTGGCGCCGGATCTATGAATACTTCCATGAACATCGCAAATATGGACAGGAGCCATTTGAGAGCGACCGCAGCGAAATAtcgctccaaaagaggtggggagcaattcaaacggaatgcaacaaGTTCCAGGCGGCGTATGATCACGCGAAGCGGCTCCCCGTTAGTGGCATGGGTGtgaaggacttg GTGTGGCGAGCTTTGGAATTCtacaaagtcaacaatggagagaagacctttgccttccctcattgttggaaggAACTCCACGGCACCCCCAAGTTCCAGGAGGGGTACGAGGGGTACATGGCGACCTTGACTGGCAACAATCCCGCCAAAGATGCCActgtcattgaccttgatggtgggcagccttgcggtagctccgcttctcgtgcaagtcgtCCACGCGGCCACAAGTCAACCAAAGCCGACATGAAGCGTGATGCTTCGTCCATGCTATTGTACGGCActttgaaggagatgcatgcggacagagaggtgtccacggacaagagggatgagaggaGGCGCCGGGAGAAAGAAGAGGACAGGAAGAAATTCTTTGATGTCCAGCAGAAGAAGCTTGAGATTGAAGAGGTCAAGGCCAAGACCAAAGCTAAAGAACttgagctcaaagagagagaacttgagctcatagcaatggcaagggccaaagaggtggagctgaaggcgaaggaagttgagctcaaacgccaagccgaggacaacctcatcatgaacgccgacttgaccaacatgagcgaggcaaagagagcttggttcgagaagagACAGAAGGAGATCCTCGAGCGCCCAAATTGA